One window from the genome of Candidatus Babeliales bacterium encodes:
- a CDS encoding pentapeptide repeat-containing protein, whose translation MKTVTLFIALILYCGYARTGANATHEQRQLQCFMQDPNSHRVAVGHLTMADNPSLLGYLIQNAPPAIAFPAALCLFVREQIRYNQQHNLTSIVAPAELYDQPAPTLKHSLTNVLIASVMKRVTTKVNPISHCVVSQHDPQFIQDPERRPEPFSREDAPHVFSYYAGKSVDYADYRFGSAAEVDAYDYIRNNFDTVFSGEAQTAVVRNYGSYKSRKYRALVQIKFRKQYESEIYALYEQIQSLEHGKQITNEDVKNRQTLQCNLDICQNQWQAHEGNSEDKTFVDFIKHEYERLEAPHRERRERAAAEQAAAEQRRLEEERASLAQSPQVHIFTGQHLLEQDFAGRKDLVGAHFKGANVYGVRFCGSNLQGANFQNTRLTNAHLQNTDLSY comes from the coding sequence GTGAAGACGGTCACACTGTTTATAGCCCTCATCCTCTACTGTGGCTATGCACGTACAGGTGCAAACGCAACTCATGAACAACGGCAATTACAGTGCTTTATGCAGGACCCTAATTCACATCGTGTCGCTGTAGGCCATCTTACCATGGCAGACAATCCGTCTCTTCTTGGTTATCTTATCCAGAATGCTCCTCCAGCTATTGCTTTTCCCGCAGCATTATGCCTTTTTGTCCGCGAACAAATACGATACAACCAACAACATAATCTGACATCCATTGTTGCGCCAGCAGAACTCTATGATCAACCTGCCCCTACACTGAAACATTCACTCACCAACGTACTGATTGCAAGTGTCATGAAGCGCGTAACAACCAAAGTCAATCCTATCTCTCATTGTGTCGTCTCTCAGCATGACCCACAATTCATACAAGATCCCGAACGCAGACCTGAACCATTCTCAAGAGAAGACGCTCCTCACGTATTCTCGTACTATGCAGGCAAGTCTGTTGATTACGCAGACTATCGATTTGGTTCAGCTGCAGAAGTAGATGCATATGACTACATACGAAACAATTTTGACACAGTCTTTAGCGGAGAGGCGCAAACAGCCGTTGTACGAAATTACGGATCATACAAAAGTCGTAAATATCGCGCCCTCGTGCAAATCAAATTTAGAAAACAGTATGAAAGTGAGATATACGCTCTTTATGAGCAGATACAATCGTTAGAACATGGGAAACAGATCACCAATGAGGATGTAAAGAATCGCCAAACGTTGCAATGCAACTTAGATATATGTCAGAACCAATGGCAAGCACATGAAGGAAATTCGGAAGATAAAACTTTTGTTGATTTTATCAAACACGAATATGAACGGCTTGAAGCTCCACATAGAGAGCGAAGAGAACGCGCAGCTGCCGAACAAGCAGCAGCAGAACAACGAAGACTAGAAGAAGAAAGAGCCAGTCTTGCACAATCGCCCCAAGTCCATATATTTACCGGCCAACACCTCTTGGAACAGGACTTTGCTGGTCGTAAAGATCTTGTAGGAGCACACTTCAAAGGGGCTAATGTGTATGGTGTACGATTCTGCGGCTCTAATCTGCAAGGAGCAAACTTTCAAAATACTCGCTTAACCAACGCTCACCTCCAAAACACAGACCTTTCATAT
- a CDS encoding ribulose-phosphate 3-epimerase yields the protein MKSIRIFPSLMAADPLHLGDVIENLREHCDGFHIDVMDDHFVPNISMGPMTVNKMAEVTKKPLFVQLMVDNPDQWIERLKLKDEAILAVHIESTKALRALLQKISGHGWKPYLAVSPKTNIETVYPWLDMVAGILIMAVTPGFAGQDFIPSITAKARELISYKKQHKLPISIAIDGGIDLSNINQLANMGIDTFCIGSGIFDHDDHVKALQDLYTAIKK from the coding sequence ATGAAAAGCATACGTATATTCCCGTCTCTCATGGCAGCAGATCCCCTTCATCTTGGTGATGTCATTGAAAATCTCAGAGAACACTGCGACGGATTCCACATTGATGTAATGGACGATCATTTTGTCCCAAACATCTCCATGGGCCCAATGACAGTCAATAAGATGGCAGAAGTCACAAAAAAACCTCTCTTTGTACAGCTCATGGTAGATAACCCAGACCAGTGGATAGAGAGACTAAAACTCAAAGACGAAGCCATACTTGCAGTACATATCGAAAGTACGAAAGCTCTTAGGGCTCTTCTACAAAAAATCTCCGGACACGGCTGGAAACCATATCTTGCTGTAAGCCCAAAAACAAACATCGAGACTGTCTATCCATGGCTTGATATGGTTGCGGGCATTCTCATAATGGCTGTTACACCTGGATTTGCTGGTCAAGATTTTATTCCAAGTATCACGGCCAAAGCACGAGAGCTCATTTCATATAAGAAGCAACATAAGCTTCCCATATCTATCGCAATTGATGGTGGAATAGACCTTTCCAATATCAACCAGCTTGCAAACATGGGCATTGATACATTCTGCATAGGCAGTGGAATCTTTGACCATGACGATCACGTCAAAGCACTGCAAGATTTGTATACAGCAATCAAAAAGTAG
- a CDS encoding VOC family protein, with product MIQRLGMVIIRQSNLDEAISFYKDILGLPPRFKVEGVWAEFDLGNTRLGLCPTQDAIEGTRTGVVLEVRDLKKTYKAWKHMGVTFLNEPVEKVHGIMVSFMDPSGNHIDLYQPTPDRVTSLVETIAAQDE from the coding sequence ATGATCCAAAGACTCGGCATGGTCATTATTCGTCAGTCTAATCTCGACGAGGCGATTTCTTTTTATAAGGATATTCTTGGTTTACCGCCCCGGTTTAAGGTGGAAGGGGTTTGGGCTGAGTTTGATTTGGGTAACACCAGACTCGGGCTTTGTCCGACACAGGACGCGATTGAAGGTACAAGAACAGGGGTTGTATTGGAGGTCAGAGATCTGAAAAAGACCTACAAGGCCTGGAAACATATGGGGGTTACCTTTTTGAACGAACCTGTAGAAAAAGTTCATGGAATTATGGTTTCGTTTATGGATCCCAGTGGAAACCATATTGATCTCTATCAGCCGACCCCAGATAGGGTAACATCATTGGTCGAAACGATAGCCGCACAGGACGAGTAG
- a CDS encoding co-chaperone GroES, giving the protein MFDKIRPLHDRVLVERVEQEEKTAGGLYIPENAKEKAQTGKVVSVGSGRLAADGTRVPLQVKVGDIVFFGKYSGTEAGKDHLVIKEDDILGIVEK; this is encoded by the coding sequence ATGTTTGATAAGATTCGTCCACTTCATGATCGTGTGCTAGTTGAACGTGTCGAACAAGAAGAAAAAACTGCTGGCGGTCTGTATATCCCAGAAAATGCCAAAGAGAAGGCGCAGACTGGCAAGGTTGTTTCGGTAGGCAGTGGTCGCCTAGCAGCTGATGGAACACGTGTTCCGCTTCAGGTCAAAGTCGGAGATATTGTCTTTTTCGGTAAGTATTCTGGAACAGAAGCTGGAAAAGATCATCTCGTCATTAAAGAAGATGATATTTTAGGGATTGTAGAGAAGTAA